A segment of the Zonotrichia albicollis isolate bZonAlb1 chromosome Z, bZonAlb1.hap1, whole genome shotgun sequence genome:
TGCCagtgcagagaaaaaaagaggacCATGTGTGACCTTTTTAGGGGTGAGAATCTCGGATTCCTCTGTAACCCCCCCAAATAAAAATTCACCGAAGCGTTCATCAGAACGCTTCATGACATGCAGCAGCTGGTGGGATCTTTACAATGACTCTGCAACACCATCCTGATCCCTCCTGAGGTCATGGACCCCCTAAACGACTTCCTAAAAGGGAAAAACCCATGGGAGAAAAAAGTACTGATGCCAGAGGCAGTGAGCTTGCTCGACTGTATCGAGCGTCAGATGTCAATGAGCACGCTTGCCAGATGGGACTCAAACTCACTGGTCGATCTATATGTCCACCTCACGAAGAAAGGGGGAGGAGGAGTGCTAGCCCAGGGACCCCCTGATAAAGCCCAACCAAAACAATGGGTGGTCCAGGGAAAACCATCGCGTGCTTTTTCCCCAGGAGTTGAGTGCCTTGGTAGCctcatcatgaaaggcaggaagCTCGCTCTGAGACATTTGGCCACTGAACTCACCAGAGTATACTTACCCTTCTGCAAACAGCTTCCTGCACAGTCACCAATGATATCAGAATACTTAGCCATGGCCCCCACTGGGTTCGAAGGAGAGATTCGGTATGCAGCGAAACCCCCATGAACTCAGTGGCTTGCAGTTGTCGACATCAACCTACCACCTAAAGGAATTGACCGGCCACGAGAAGGACCCACAGTCTTTACCAATGCGTCTTCATTAACCTCCACTGCAGCGGTGGTatggcaggcaggagagcagtgGCGGTGTATTAAAACAACAGATCCTGCGCTTTTGGTCCAACAACttgaagcagctgctgtggcactgccatgTGGACTGTTCCCGGAGGAACACCTCAACATCGTGACAGACTCCATATTCGTGGCCAGACTCTGTCTAGGCATGGCATGCCAGACCCAGCGTGGCAGTGTCCACAGTAGCAGCGATACTGGAAGAAATGCTCTATTCGCAAAAGGGCACCGTGTCAGTCATCCATATCAACAGCCACAGTCCAGTCAAGGGATTCATTCAGGTTGGCAACAACAAAGCAGACACTGCTGCAAAAGGGCTGTGGACCCTAAGAGAAGCCCACCAGCTATATGAATCCCTGCATGTCAGGGCCAAAGCGCTCGCAAGAAAATGCAGGATCTCTGTCACTGATGTGAGGCACGTTGTCACCTCATGCCCCTACTGCCAAAAGTCACCATTGTGGTCCAGCGGAATCAACCCCAGGGGCCTCAAGGCTGCCGATATATGGCAGACGGATTTTACATTATGCCAACTGCTGAAACCTTGGGCGTGGCTTGCAGTAACATTGGATACTTACAGCGGAATAATCGTGGCCACACAACACCAAAGAGCTGATTACAGAGCAACTGTCCAGCACTGGTTAACAGCCATGGCATGGCTAGGCATCCCAAGGCAGATcaaaacagataatggtccaAGTTTCATCTCGAAATAGGTAAAGGCATTCGCATCAAGGTGGGGGATAACTTTAGTCCATGGCATCCCATATAACAGCACCGGACAGGCCATCGTCAAACGAGCTAATCAGACCCTAAAAAGTAAAATGGAGGTGCTAGCAAAAGCAGAAGGTTTCACCAATTCCATCCCACCAAAAGATCAAGCGCGAATCCTAGCAACCGCCCTGCTGGCACTAAATCAGTTCCCAAGGGAAGATGAAACCAAAAGTCCTGCCCAGAGGCACTGGGGCGCCATTTTGCAGACTAGGGTGGTCAGTCGCGTGGTTGGTGCCATCTTGGGTGGCTGTCTTGTAACTACACAAACTAGGATTTGAACTGGGGACAGGGGTCTTGGGATCAGGAGGGTGGGTAAGGTCTGGACTGGGGTGGCCACccccaggctgggaagcagaccgagtgggacaggaggcagcagggtgcaggTGGCAGCACTGTGCCCTTGAGCAGGATCTGTGTCCTGCCCCACTCATCGGGGAAAGGGGTCTAGGATTGGGTGGGGAGGAACATGAGGAAGGAGAACTGAGTgccccaaatttccccttttccttcatCAACTTAAGAATAGGGTCAAATAAAGAATTAAATTTCCCCACTTTAGAATTCCCTTTAACATGCTCTGAGTAAATGCATTTCCCAACTTTTCCCCCAAAAGGAAACCGAAAAGGCATCTTCTTGAGTGACCTCAGGGAAGTGCTTCAAGAAAAACTTAACAAAAGTCTTGACctccctttttaaaaaagaaatgttcCCCAACCCAAGGATTGACTGAACTTGGATGTAAAACTCCttctggaaaaaggaaaggggtCCCCCCCCTTGCCCCAGCTGATTTTCCCCAATGAGGTAAAACGAGAACTAAAATAAAGAAGCCCAACTGGGGTGCTCCTTGGTACCATCCAAGTCACTCACCGACTACGAAGACTCaggcaaaaagaaaatgtctcaAGAGGATGGTTGGCTCCTGCCAGTCCTTCTCATTTCCCAAAAGCTCCCCCTGGAGCAGCATGCAGGTCCTCAAAGGCGAAGTGCAGAAGGCTGTGGGCAGGCCAGGCAAGCAGTCCTAATGCAATTGAGGTACAACTCTCCCTGGAGATGAGTCTAAACTGCGCATGATTTCCAGGAGCAACAGCTCACAGAGGTGCTACATTGAAGAGCCGCTCTCAAAGATCTGGATGAGTGGACAACTGCCTAGGCCCCTATTTGGGCGCCAGCAGTAAGGatattccctgggcagctgtgtcaACAGTGGTTTCCTTTTGgttgtaacatgacacataaggcacctgaaAACTGCTGGGGAAGCCCCAAgactgctcagtgagccacgtgtgccctcagcattgggacaccCACCTTTCCTTCGGTGACCCTCGcgtcccagggtcagcaaatcaagaggcaccagccatcctgtaggtgactcagagcaagtgcagtgggtcatggtggccaggggccagaagcaggcagaaagccaacagggctggggaaaaggctctgctctgcttacagcgtgggctgagggccgggagagctgcgtttcccccttgagatgtggGAGACgaggcctttcaccctccttaCAGGGCTGCCCCCCGCTGCAGGCAGCCCAAGGAGTACGACGCCaaaaggccgagagcagcaaagcaaagagccagccctgcacacagggaggtggcccaggtgGCCCTGATGGTGCtggctgcactctcatgtggccctgccctgggaatgACAGGAATGCCCTTTGTCCAAGAGGGCCTTGCTGTGGCCCCTCTGGGCTCCAAGCTGCTGCCcttctggctcaatggggcctaaagccataGAGCTGGGCCTGCCccggggcagcaggagcaagaCTGGGCAAGcaggcagtggagctcaatgcctaaggctgaggggcgggcagctccagtctggagcacaggcagggcacACGCCCAGCCCCGCAACTCCTGGCCTCAGAGGCCTGAGAGGCCAGGACctgggttccacgcctgattccaggggatccctccaaccggccaccgaggaagcgccagagcagccggctctcggcatcaaggcggctgccagggggctgcttatggcctctgccagccaattgctcagggcggCTTACCAGTGACTCAGGGTgtcccccagcccggccaagcttgccggcagcagcgccacagccccacagcagctccagagaagccccatccagaggcacctgggagccctgagcaaagcaggcagcagcacacgggcaggaggacgcggatggcccttcctgcgtggcacagggcttgtggccatctccaggcaccgctctggcggggatccccgcagctcctgcccctgcccagccactctgtcggcagcacaaaggcttcagcagaaccagcagaggccaaggggcttctggccattttccctgcaacactgcacgcctgggcagctggatgagcacaagcacccttttgcccctcttcccctatgccctacggacactgtgcaggaaaagaaagatcctgggactctgtgtattgtaagatactCTATATTTACATTGtcaacaaaaaggaaaatacaaacacaaaaatctaatAGAAGAACAAGAAAACCCCTGCTGGCTCAAgtggcccagcagacagagtcttgcgcagatcatctctctggggagctgcagcagaacagcaaGGCATTGCCGCGCAGACGAGGCCATTTcttccatgcactgcggaattgATCTCGCAGCTTATGCCACGTGGAGTACGGAGCTCTCTGTACAGCCCGGAGAGCTAAACAAGATTCAATTGCAGCATTTCTGATTGCGGGACTGCTGTCATaggccatttcttcaagggctgcaagagagaggaacagagccaaggtcagatcccggatgtgcagggagccgaggagagcccccgggCAGGGCcatcccggccggctcttgccgTGGCccggagggagcagggaccaaggggatcagcccgaagctgctggccacgaatgccacacgtggccctgaaatgtctgtgtgctctggccacaggagcagagccctcggcagccggggcagggcttgcagcttcCCGTGCCatcccccgcggtcagcccgctgccctcactcactcaccactgcagatcagctgaagctcttgctgctgccccctcaggtgccggcCGGCcatccctgtgaacacagagcctgtcacggccccagcagcacagctccctgccagcggcgctgtcagcgctgtggccacacgggctgccggcccggcaggtcTCGGCCCGGGCCCTTGGCGCACGCTGCCGCCCAAGGGcgcggctgtcagagggcggccgCAGCAATggccgggccaggcggggctccacggcgccgggcgcgggtggcgctgccggggcagcaggcggggccggggccgagctgcggttggcaggggagggagcgcgggctcgtggctcacccatgaagctgacggccgcctctcgcaggggctcctgtgggctctgcaagtagcgcagggcccggcgcaggtgctcggccgctcggctcctgtcctctgccagctggagagagcagcaggagggaagggttggcgcgggctcaggccccgGGCCGGGTGctgcctgcccccagccccggccctcccctgcccgcagagccctgaggcgcggccagcagcggCTGGCGCCGGGCTGCCgaggggaggaggcagagggccggctgctgcccgagCAGCCGCAGTGCCACCCCGccgccctgccgggccgggactgcgtgggcacccggctcgagcccacgggagcctggagaagagcctgcgcggcctctggcagcagcagcgggcaggggcacagctgccagccccgcaGACTGCGCACCACCCTCAGgcaccttctccaggctgaggctgggggttctgggctgctcttaccaggcactcgccaaaGCTCTGATCGACCTCTAGCATTTGGTggagatccctcctcttcaggaatctggctgaagaatgcagcgtttcccgggaggcctggagagcagcagagatgcacagatggcctcacatgcagggcacaggagcctcccaatgccacaggctggaggaggctgcaggctgcaaggtgccagggcaggaggcagcgcaagcccctgccagggggacagcagctggccgcaagtgctcacctcagcaacaatctgattctcatcatggcagtggaagcagagtggcagcaggctctggcgcacgtgggacttcagggcctttcttccctcttctgctAATAAGTggagcatctcttgaaagacagacatggagctcagctgcacctggatatcatcctgtaTGAAAGGGAAGGGCAAAAGagctgagcatcagctgcttcaggcccgccagggcacaggcctgcatctgcacagggcaccaagtgtccgggcagcaaccagtggccgtggctgtgggcaacAGAGCCTTACgcggtcaaagagtggcaggagcgcctcagccagctgcagggcgatgggcgtgggtattggggcaccattatccaggagcaaatatctgagtagaagaatggtcatcctgatcatgtcgctatcattttcctccaggagctccacaagactttcagccAGGCTGCGCATTTTTTCGGCCTGCGTGGTGGAAGGcaactttgtgaaaggccgccctggtGCCGcaaggcccagaggccaaagggctgTCCCGAAGCACTCGGGCAGCCTTtggcgggaggcaggagagctgggagcagctggcccagcgcccgAAGggcaggcaaggccaagcgactgcgttggccagccccacgctgcctgcagggcttcaGCCACGGGCCcattctcaccatcaagggattcttggccagcactacgaggcctctgagtgccaagtaacgcctggccatgtgctcgctctgcaggttctgtgccatgatctccagaagaGTGTcgctgcattccctcaagtccaggcagtcgaggacctgaaagggacagggcagtgacaggggagccggccggcaggagcccagaagcgcacagggccgggcccaggcagcagcacagggcacgggcactgtcccgGCAGCTGTggctacgagagggcagagagctgggaggcagctcagccaggcagcgctggccttgaggctcacctccacaaggaatgccagggcagggaaatcccagtatggcatctcttggccgagcagggcgagcaggtagaatgcaaccgcggaacagaAGTGTCTGGCTAgacggcgaatttctctgaagaggggagaaaggaaacaagagccctgagccagtggggcaaacctctcccaggagtggctCACCTAGTTCTCATCTTCCCCCAGCAGCCTtgcagcaaggggacgtgggccatttgggagttgctTGCTCATGGGCAGCCTCCTCTCCCaggcttttccagtctgcttggccgtccctcagggACAAGGCCCTCCTGCCCATTACCACGGGCACTtagtggggcacctgggcacagagcacaaatgtcagaggcagtggggagaagggggtctcacctggcaagcagagccacggcaaagtggtgagtgtcaacagagagcagcgtgtcccaggcacacctgcgttccattgccaccaccacatcctcgcagcggagcaggcagagcagggacttcagggtccgcactgcaaacctgtgtgcagagcaaagcccaggtcacgctggcagcactggctccttggcaggccacgtggcagggacaggaggactggcacggagcacctgttggggctggtggcaaggccatgctcttcctggcatgccttccagaaggTAAGGACCTCCTGTGGcgtatccagagtgctgaagaagacttggaagagcagatgcacaaatagctGGGGGAAATACAGCCTCAatatccgtgggagacagggcacctggagcatcttccacatcaccacagttgcctgcaaaggacacagccccccgagagagcgctcagtgcccaggcgtccgtgtggcagggcgtgagcgtggcagggagaggccaggagaggcGCAGGCGGAGCaaggggcctggtgggcctgaagctgcccctgggccaggtttcaggccagcgcctgaggcagggagatgcagtgggggaaggaggatggagagctgctggggaggcaggcttggggccagcaaaggccacttgcagaaactcacagccagggcaaagacagccgttttgcctccatcggaggtgcaggtgctgtgctctggccagctccccagcacatccaggagtatcagctgtgccagctccgcagtcctggccgagcccatgatggtcttccacatggccatggcagctctgcggggttagagctgtgtctcaggggggtctcagacacagcaccggggccagctgagctggctggctGTGTctgccactgcccagtgcccccctggcagcagcagccagacagcccagccaggtggggacagagccctgagaggcagcaagggagtgtggcagcaggctgaggagctgccatgccagggctgggaaagggagcagccagagggccctggaactctctgttggtcagacacctggggcaggctgtagagggtgatgggctggggagcccATCaggggcaggtgggccccatacctgtcacaggacggggccacacgcaggagcgtcatgacggcgtcctctggctgtgcttgggtgagatgcagcagggtcttgtgcagcctgtgctcagcagaatcattggccatgagccactggtggatgtagctgaccatggcaggcacctggagaaagcacggggagacttggaaagctgccagagagagcaatatTGCCAGCTTCTCCAGAGGGGTGCTTCCCTTGCCACCAcgctgccatgtggcctgaaaggctcacagcaagcagcatgcgtggctttggaggccaagcaattgctggagggatcaaagcctggccacaggctgcttacttgcttggTCTTGTAAAGatcttcctctacaagcatagccagcagggcagcagcgcTCTTGCTTTGGAAGATGGGCGAGAATGGTCTGAGGCCTGCACCCGTTGCCTCTTCGTCCTGGATTCTCTTGATGAAgctgcaaacaaactgtaggagaagggcaagaagccagggatgttgcatggagagctgcacacacggtgctcggctgagcagggagagcaggcccagcccaggtggggatggctgcaggtacctgcgctgttgtgtggaagcggccacggcgggactcctgctcttgtgtgcgctgcggggctgcatctggcaaagagcgagcgcagccagagatgaggggctgcgggaggggCCGGActacacggcccagccctgcgctccccaggcagggagaggcccgggatgcgccaggggatggagcacggccactgcgggctgtccgcccggcccctcttccgtcctgtccgtgggcatgtccccaggggatagcatggcatgGCCTGGCATGGCCCGGCACGGAATGGCGTGgagccaagctggctgcaggcaccaggcctgtggcccagctctgccactcaccctcgtGTGGTGGCTGGAATGGCACCAGCTCTTCAGTGTCttgtgccagggcagctccagggccttcttcctcctcctccacccaggcccgCTTGGGCACATTTGGGGGTCGCTGCTCCATGTCCCgggctggatttggggctatttgcaggagaggtgccttggaaaagctccaagtcagcAAGTCCTGCGGTCCTGCCTGGAAGGCAGCGTCAagaaagaagcctcaggaaggctacaggccagcaagtcctgcagttggtctcaagggctcctgccacaaagacaggagactcctgtgaaggactgtggtctggcctcgagggcaCCTGCAGCAGAGAAGCCTGAGGGAGACCACAGGTAAGAaggtcctgtggtctggcctcgagctccgctgcaggaagaacgcctCAGAAAAGcaccgggtgggacgcgaacgagcgtgctgtgcgggggctcctgacggcaccgctctgtcctgtcctgtcccgtggtgtgctccgagcactgtggcatGCTCTTGTCGCCGCCAGCTCCTATGCCACggggtgtcacaaagggcccttggacacccggttccattgGATgccacggtgaccgtgctgcagcgtgtcaccaagggcccttgcacacactgccgcctgctcagggctgcccccagcccacccaaactggctcaggttggaaggaattcctggcgccaggtgtctaaggcaggcCGACAAGATCTTTAgcaagggctcagagcatcagcaaaggctgccctgctctgcgggctcaggggtagcagaaggagcccccagggctggcgacgcagccgcgctgggaagggcacggggccttccaGGGAaactggcacggcctccttggtaCACGTCTCGGCTGGTGGCTGTCTGAAACCTGCGGGCGTGACACGCAcgaggaacgtgtgggcccgggcacgaatGCTGCTCCGAGCCCTGGGTCCtgggcagcgctgacatcagcaggtgtggcagagtcgcCGGCCAAGCAGACCCGCCACCCCTCGAgcccctggcagcgctggtgcctgtctcctgccccagagagctgtggccccggggggcttctgtgccagagggagccaaagcccacgtgcattgggggctgtgctccttcctgcaggggctgatggcaggagcacctggagcaactgctggcacactgggtctctgtcagatgatgttgctccttcctgcaatgaatttttctcacggaaggcattggcagtagcagcagagcaccatccattgctgagttttgCGGGGCTATTAGATTACAAAGTAACAGTCTGAAATTgacttgtgcttttctcactctctttcctgCATTCTGGGCCAAatagaatctgcccagcctctgctattgtcggcttcagttgctgcatatctcactctggcagctcacgtccaaacagaaccgtgtccctgctgagcagagcaaTGAGGGGCCACAAAGTGgaaagttccccagtgaacgtCAAGGCAGACATGTGGAAGTGCAGAGGATAAGGATAACtgtgggaggagaagctgttgtgtgtctctgatgatggtgcccaca
Coding sequences within it:
- the LOC141727137 gene encoding uncharacterized protein LOC141727137 — its product is MGNLCQCLTVLLFVCSFIKRIQDEEATGAGLRPFSPIFQSKSAAALLAMLVEEDLYKTKQIPEEEGSPPNARGRSELWRVPGKSSPEPPASAWRRCLRVVRSLRGWQLCPCPLLLPEAAQALLQAPVGSSRVPTQSRPGRAAGWHCGCSGSSRPSASSPRQPGASRCWPRLRALRAGEGRGWGQAAPGPGPEPAPTLPSCCSLQLAEDRSRAAEHLRRALRYLQSPQEPLREAAVSFMGMAGRHLRGQQQELQLICSALEEMAYDSSPAIRNAAIESCLALRAVQRAPYSTWHKLRDQFRSAWKKWPRLRGNALLFCCSSPER